One part of the Lycium ferocissimum isolate CSIRO_LF1 chromosome 8, AGI_CSIRO_Lferr_CH_V1, whole genome shotgun sequence genome encodes these proteins:
- the LOC132067295 gene encoding F-box only protein 6: MEVLAMLRQFIGQVKQLLELNTSSSSTNNNISFHLQTPSLLHLPRCYFLNLGDNPAEDSCYNIIMTAGKSENLKMLEPGKPPPKKKARKERNRGKVTGTSCSIENLDEQIWKEFPEDLFEAVVARLPIATFFQFRLVCRKWNSMLTSQSFSEQCSQVPQPQPWFYTITHENVNTGAMYDPTLKKWHHPTIPALPTKLIVLPVASAGGLVCFLDIGHRSFYICNPLTRSFKELPARSVKVWSRVAVGMTSAAGGYNILWVGCDGEFEVYDSRNNSWARPGTISSNIKLPLALNFKSQTVSVGNKLYFMRSDPDGIVSYDMVTGVWKQFIIPAPLHLSDHTLAECGGRIMLVGLLTKNAATCVCIWELQKMTLLWKEVDRMPNIWCLEFYGKHVRMTCLGNKGLLMLSLRSRQMNRLVTYDFSTREWMKVPGCVLPRGRKRQWIACGTAFHPCLTAVA; the protein is encoded by the exons ATGGAAGTATTGGCCATGCTTAGGCAATTCATTGGACAAGTTAAACAACTATTAGAACTCaacacttcttcttcttcaactaaTAATAATATCTCTTTTCATCTTCAAACACCATCACTTTTACACCTACCAAG ATGTTATTTTCTGAATCTTGGCGACAATCCTGCTGAAGACAGttgctacaatatcatcatgACTGCCGGCAAATCTGAAAATCTCAAGATGTTGGAACCTGGAAAGCCTCCACCAAAAAAGAAAGCCCGGAAGGAGAGGAATCGGGGGAAAGTAACTGGAACTTCATGCTCCATTGAGAATTTGGATGAGCAAATTTGGAAAGAATTTCCTGAAGACCTATTTGAAGCTGTTGTTGCAAGACTACCAATTGCCACTTTTTTCCAGTTCAGATTAGTTTGCCGCAAATGGAACTCAATGCTGACGTCCCAAAGTTTTTCCGAACAGTGCTCCCAAGTTCCTCAACCACAACCATGGTTCTACACCATTACTCATGAAAATGTGAATACTGGAGCCATGTATGACCCGACATTGAAGAAATGGCATCATCCTACTATACCTGCTTTGCCAACCAAGTTAATCGTCTTGCCAGTTGCTTCTGCGGGAGGTCTTGTTTGTTTCCTTGATATCGGACATAGAAGCTTCTACATATGCAACCCTCTGACTAGATCCTTTAAAGAGTTACCAGCCAGATCTGTTAAGGTCTGGTCCCGTGTGGCAGTAGGTATGACATCAGCCGCCGGGGGCTACAATATCCTTTGGGTTGGTTGTGATGGTGAGTTTGAAGTTTATGACTCCAGGAATAACTCTTGGGCTCGTCCAGGAACCATTTCCTCGAATATTAAGCTCCCACTGGCACTCAACTTCAAGTCGCAGACGGTCTCGGTCGGTAATAAACTTTACTTCATGCGCTCGGACCCTGATGGAATCGTGTCTTATGACATGGTTACTGGGGTTTGGAAACAGTTCATTATCCCTGCCCCCTTACATCTGAGTGATCATACACTAGCAGAATGTGGGGGCCGCATAATGCTTGTGGGTCTTCTGACAAAGAATGCAGCCACTTGCGTGTGCATATGGGAGCTACAAAAGATGACTCTTTTGTGGAAGGAGGTTGACAGAATGCCAAACATATGGTGCTTGGAGTTTTATGGAAAGCACGTTCGAATGACTTGCTTGGGTAACAAAGGTTTGCTCATGCTATCACTAAGATCAAGACAAATGAACCGGCTAGTTACGTATGATTTCTCAACAAGAGAATGGATGAAGGTCCCTGGTTGCGTGTTGCCACGCGGGAGAAAGAGGCAATGGATCGCATGTGGGACCGCTTTTCATCCCTGTCTGACAGCTGTGGCTTGA